GATCACGAGGCTGGCACAGGCTATGGCGAGCCAGCGAAGGCTGCCGGATGAAAACACGTTTGGGCAGTTCATAGTCTTCCCACTGCGACAAATGGGGCATCGCAAAAAGATCGCAAGCTTACTAATATGCGTATCTTTCATCACATCAGTGTACGACATTTCGTCGTGATCGGATGGGGCGTACGAAATCCGCAAGATCCCCGCAGGAGGTGGTATGAGCAGGATAAAGCCAGCGCGTGTAAGGCAACTGGTGTTTGGAGCCTACATGTCTGGAATTATGTCTTTCCTGATGTCTGGCGTGATCACGTTGATCAATACCGGCATTGACGCCGGCTTCCCGAACCGTTGGGCCGCTGCCGGGCTGGTTGCCTGGGGAGTTGCCTTCCCTCTGGTTACGTTTATTGCGCCGCTGGCGGGCCGGTTGACCGACGTCACATTGCGCCGTTTTGAGTCCTGATTAAGCCGGTACACCCGTTCGCTCAAATGTAAAATGGTGTTAATCCGTTTTTTGGGGTCCCTCGTAGTTTGCTGGTAGCACGATTCACGGAATGAATGCGTGCAGGTTCGAACCACTTAACCTTGGTAACCAACCTCAGCAATCGAGGAACAGGACAATGAATACAAGACTTGCCTTGCCGTTGGTGGTAGCCGGGAGCGTTCTGCTCACCGGTTGTTTTGATGACGACGACGACCCGACAAACACCAGTGTTCGAGTGGTGCACGCTTCGTCCGACGCACCCGCCGTTAACGTACGGCTGAATGACGATACGGTGGTAGCTGGCGCTGATTTCAAACAGGCGGCGGTTCTGACCCCGAGGGCCGGTAATGCCTCGATCGCGGTCGACGGTGTTCTTCCCGGAGGAGACACCGCAACGGTCATTGAGGCGGACGCCGCCCTTCGTTTTGATACCAGCTACGATGTTATCGCGGTCGGAAAAGTGGGCGATCAGACCATTGAGCCACTCAT
This region of Marinobacter arenosus genomic DNA includes:
- a CDS encoding DUF2798 domain-containing protein, which encodes MSGIMSFLMSGVITLINTGIDAGFPNRWAAAGLVAWGVAFPLVTFIAPLAGRLTDVTLRRFES